TTACACGTTAACCAGAAACCTAGGAGCTTTCGGCCCTGATAGTTTTTTGGGCTCCATCAGTCTCAAAGGTGTCTATAATCGTCATATTCCAGTATGCAGTATCGACTTTGAGAGGGAACATCACTAGTTTGCAAGGGTCCGGACAACGAGGGTCAATCATGCTCAACATGATGGTCACAGTGCAGAGTCTATATCGCCTGCTCGATACCACTCCGGACAATGGTGGTTCAATTGATTATCTGATTGCCACATCTGACAAAGGAGCGTCTATCGAATTACGGTGAGTAGGGCGAGAATGTGAGTAGACCTTCCCTAAATATGTACTTATTCTTCCATGTCAACCTAGAAACGTGTCCTGCGCGTACTCACAAATGGGCCCACCTGCTATTGATGAAGTTAATTTGTCCATCAAGGCAGGTCAATTGATCGTTATAACCGGAATGAATGGAAGCGGAAAGTCTACGCTGGTTAATCTGATCTCTGGCCTTATTCGACCGACTTCTGGAGACGTCATCATCGATGGGCACGAAATTCAACGTTATAACAGGGGACAGCTGCGCAAAGCAATTACCATGGTTTCGCAAACCGAATATATCTATCACACCTCACTTCGCGAGAACCTGCTGTTGGGTACACCGGATGGCCCATCACGCCTTGCCAACGACCATGAATTGGATGAGGCAGCCACTCTAGGTGGATGTTCAGATTTGATCAAAAAATACGGATACGATACTGTTTTCACACCATCTAACTTACCTAACACAAGTATTAGAGGATATCCTGAAAGGCCTGTTTTGGATGTCCTCAAGAAGATGGATTGTCAGCCCCAGCCGATTATGTTGTCTCCTGGAGAAAAGCAGCGCATCATTGCGTACGTTTTTCTATGCCGTTCTCACCAACCTTCTTTAACGGCTAATCTGATTCATGAACATCTAGATCTCGTGCATTCTTCAGACTGAAGCATGAAAATATTAAGCTTGTCATTTTAGACGAGATAGCCAACGCTTTAGATACGGCGGCCGAAGCAAAGGTCTTTGCAAACTTCCGCGACATTGCCAAAGTCAACGGACAAACTATGGTTGTAGTTACACACCGATTAATGGGCATTGCAAAGCAAGCTGATTTGATTGTGTAAGTATTCTTTTCGTTTGAAAAAGTGAGTTATTGACAATTGTATCTGCGTCGTAACTAGATGTATGAGTAATGGGAAACTCGTTGAGAAAGGTACCCATCAAGAGCTTGTTGCCTCCGGGGGAGAGTATGCTTCGCTTTACAGTGCCCAAGCGCTCAATTGAAGAGTATACTAGTTAACAAGAAGCATCTCGTATTTCGATTACATAACGCTCAGTTTCCCACACGgttttcatttttgtttAGTAGGCGTCCGATATTCTCTCACCGCTACTTGTAAAATAGTGAACTAGATATGTTcgttcatttcatttcccaGAGAACCTGTTTAAAAAATCTTGAAACTCTGTCCAATATGCTGCATGTTGAGGTTGTTTCGTTTACGTAAGGCCCTGTTCTCACGCCCACGGCGCGAGTCGATTTCCATATTTGGTGCTTTGTGACGACTTTTACCACTGGTTGAGCACGGTCACCTACATATCAGTCACATCGCTTAATATGTACATCTTCGCCATTTATGGAAGTCGTGACTTGCTACCGAACAGGGCCCGTGTGAAGATGAGTCGAGAATGGATGCCGCTGGCTTGCTCGTCTACCTACTTGTGTTCCACTCCACTTTTGCTAACGCTCCCCAATTGTCTAATGGCCAACATCTTCCAGCATTATTGTAGGGTTTGTGCTTACATATACTGTATCTCCTTAGTCTTTTGCTGAAACGACTACTTTATTTCAGCATGGAATGAATCCACTGGAACTACACGTCATATCGTATCTATAGATAACGAATATCAAGAAGAACTCCAACCACGGAGGTAATtaggtatttttcttttcctacCGCAGTCGCATGAGACTACCCTACATCATCTCAAATCCTTGAAAGGCTAACCTGATTGACAGTGACTTCATTGATTAGGGATATCGGTATCTTTTATTCTCAGCGATAGTAATCGGCGTGTCCGGCAGTCTCATCGACCAACATGCGCATGTTAGGAATAGAATGGCAGCGCAGAAATATGTCTTCTTATCCAATCCAACATATTAGAGAGGTGGAGCAATTTTGCCCATCTCTCCCGCCCATTCCTCACTCCGCAAGTAATGCTTGACTCCCCTTCACACTCTTCGTCGTCACGGCTCCTCGACGTCAACAAGGAAAGTCATATCACTAGGGAATCTCATCTTAAAGGAAACCACACGCTACATGATGGTTCTAAGTCGCAGACATCCCGTCACCACAGTCGTAGAAAAGTCATTATTGGCCTTGTTGCCGTTGCTGTGATTGCCATCTTTCTGGTAGTTTTTTTGCCTGTGTTTTTTATTGTCATTCGGAAAAACGACTCGCGGAGAACAGGAGGCAGCGGAGTTCCCAATCCAAACTCACCTAGTGGAGCTATAGTGAGTTTCAAAGACGATTCGTCTAATCGTCTTCTTATTCAACTTTCTTCCAGACAGGGGGCGATGGTTCCATTATCAAACTTGACAATGGAACGACATTCACATACAGGAACCCATTCGGAGGATTTTGTAAATACTAGTTTTTCTCAATTTGTGCGTATTGATAGTTATGATACTTTTAGGGGTCCAGGATCCTGGAGACCCATTCAACAACAATGCTCGGCCAAATTCATGGACACCGCCTCTCAATTCCCGTTGGCAATGGGGCAAAGACCGAGTCTACGGGGTCAACCTTGGTGGCCTTTTCGTTCTGGAACCATTCATTACTCCATCGTTATTTCAACAATATCCGGACGCCAAAGACGAATACACCCTGAGTCAGGCCATGGCGGCGGATCAGACAAACGGTGGACTAAATCAACTCGAGAATCATTACAACACGTTTATTGTAAGCCTTGACGTCTGATTGATTTTGTTTAGTGAGATCCTGAGAGTAGATGTTGCAGACGGAACAGGATATTGCGGAAATAGCAGGTCTGTCATTTTTCCAAAACCAATTTTTGGTGATGCTGATGGGCAGATAATATCTATAGGTGCTGGGTTAAATTTTCTCCGCATACCACTTGCATTCTGGGCGATTGAAACATGGGAGGACGAACCATATCTAGCCAAGACTTCCTGGAAGTGAGTGAAAACATTCTTACTTTCGGACGACGAGTCCAACTTCCATGGTTTTAGGTATTTCCTTCGTGTATTGGGTTGGGCAAGGAAGTATGGTTTACGCGTATGTTTGGACCTGCATGCTGTACCTGGCTCGCAAAATGGTGCGTCATTGACATAATTATAGACCTCAGAGGATCTACATACAACTTTGCTTCCGCAGGCTTCAATCATTCTGGCAAGTGGGTAATGCGCCACTAAAGAAATACTTTTTGTTGAGTGTCAATTACATGTAAGGTTGTCACCCGTTAATTTCTTGGCGGGAAATATGGGGCTGGCAAACGCCCAAAGGACGTTGTATTACCTTCGGGTTATCACGGAGTTCATATCCCAACCAGAGTATCAGGAGCTCATCCCTATCTTTGGTATCGTAAATGAGGCGTTGGTGGGCACCATTGGCGTTGATTCCATCACGAGTTTCTATCTCGAAGCACACAACTTGATCAGGAATATCACTGGATCGGGGGAAGGTAACGGACCAGTGAGTTCATTAGTTAGTTCGCGTGATTTTATATAACATCGTGCTGCAGTACATTGCAATTCATGATGGATTCCAGCCCCAGACCATGTGGTACAACTTTTTGCAAGGTTCTGATCGTATCATACTGGACCAACATCCATATTTCTCATTCGGTGGACCCCAAACTGCGCCAATAGGAGTAGTGGGCGATCAAGGGATTCCAGGAGGCCAGTGGCCATTGACGGCTTGCAATGTCTGGGGCCCGACCACGAACACGACGTGAGAAAGCCACTGATATTTGCCCGTCTTTTGTGTTGACTCATTTCTGTTTTTCCAGGCGAGCCAACTTTGGAGTGATGATAGCGGGAGAATTTTCGGCCAGCCCAAATGACTGTGGCTTTTGGCTGCTTGGAGTCGGAAGCCAATCGTCCAATCCCGTTTGCCCCGAATTTGATGCCTGGGAAACATACAACGACACTATGAAGCAAGGTATCCAGAATTTTGTTTCCGCGAGCATGGATGCCTTTGGAGATTGGTTCTTTTGGACTTGGAAGGTTCGGGTCactcatatatatatatatcccTCTACTTCTTTTTGACCTCCTCTTACAGATTGGCCCCACTGAAGCTGGGCGAATTGAAACCCCTCTATGGTCATACCAACTGGGCCTGAAAAATGGCTGGATCTCGAAAGATCCTCGCTCCGCATCCGGATTATGTGCGTCGATAGGCTCCCAGACCGAAAATTTCAACAATTCTTATCAGCCATGGCAAACGGGTACGCCATCTTCCATACCCGCTTCTTCCACCTCTTCGTTCCCTTGGCCTCCGACCACGATCAGCGGAGCCGGCGTCTCTATCAACCTTTTGCCCACATACACTGATACTGCACCTATCATCACTTTGCCACCTGCCACGTTCACGGCGGCCCCTAGCTCTATAACTGCACCGGCAAATGGGTGGTTTAACATGCAGGATACAGAGGGAGGTATAACCACTGTCGATGGTTGTCCTTACCCCAGTGAATATGACGGTATCTTCTCAGTTGTGCCGACGGCTCCATGCACTGGCCCTGTATCAGCTCCTAGTTCTGTTATATGACAATTTTACATATGTATTTTCTATCTAATACTTTATCTAATACTTCTGTGCCGACTTCTTGGTACCCTTTGAACATACTAGTAGCACCGCTGGTATCCCTTTTACGATGTCATGTAGTTTATCTTTCGAACATTTTTACCACTTTTCTTAATTACGATACAGATGTTGAAAGACTTGTAGCCCTTACCCAATAAGTTAATACAAGGTCCGCCATATCCGTCATCAATATCTAATGTCGTGACCGTGATCATGCTGCTTCCATCGTCGACGTTCCACTCACCTCTTGCTAGGTGCTTTCGGCCAACCCAAAACGACCCTTCGGTCAATACACTGCCATTACACGTCAAATTGTGGCTAGCTACTCCCGAACGTGCCCCGCAATTGATTCTCCAGAATTAAATGGCGAGCAGCTCATTCCCTCCTAAAATTGGGACCCCGTCCAGTTCAACACAGAGCCAAGTAGACCGGAAAGCCTCATGGACCCCTCAGACGCGAAACCCTGTCTCAGCTAGGCTTTACAAGGTCTTGAGCActaattttgatgatgaggataCCCGACAAGCCCTTCGCACTTTGTCAGACCTCTACGCGACTCCAAAAGGCAAAGAAATTCAACCTTCCATTGAAGAGGCAGACGATGAACTCCTTCAAGATACATCTGGCACTTCTGTCTCCAATGATTCAGCTTTGATCGAGCTGGTCCCTGGCGAGTTGGCGGCTCGAGCGCGTAGGAATCTGCGGCGAGATATGGAGAATCAGTTGGCGGAAGGAAGCAAAAAGTTCCTTGAGGCTCTAGGAGAAGTAGATGCAGTGAGTGCATTGGATGATCATCGACGTCCTCATCACTTATTATGTTAACAGAAACTTCAAGAATTACAGAAACATGTTGCAGCGATGAGGGCTAGTTGTGATGAGGCAGAGACACAATTGGCACTTACCAACGAATCCAGCAAGACATTGCTTGAGAGGGCAGGAAACCTACGTGACGAACGGTGTGTAGTTTACTTTATCCTATTCCATGTGCTCATTTTATGTTAGGCAGGAGGTCgaggaaaaaaagacaatCATAACGCTCTTCCTGGGACGCTTCACCCTCAACGAGAGCGAGGTAGAAGCCATCTCTTCGAGGGACGTTCCGATAGGCCAGCGATTCTTCGATGCCATGGATAAGACCGAAAGGATCAGAGAAGATTGTAGGGTCTTAATGTCTGGAGAGGATGGTTCCACCAAGGCAGGGTATGCTTGTTTTGCTCATTAAAAAATTTCTCGCCATATCGTCTGTTTTCTTCAGGCTGGAAATAATGGCTTCAACATCCTCTAACCTGGAACAGGGATACGAAAAGATTCTCCGTTACTGCTCTAATGAATTCCGACAGGTCGGACGTGACTCTCAACTAGAAGTCAATTCAGAAATGCGGGAGGCAGTCAATAGATTAAGAAAGCGACCTGAACTGTTAACGTGCGTGGTCTTTGTGTGCGACTTTTGACAACTTACTGACCAATGTTGCAGTGAAGCATTGTCATTTCTGTCGGAAACACGTCAAACAACactcctttcttccttcatcGCTGCGCTAACGCGAGGTGGGCCATCTGGCTACCCTCGCCCAATCGAACTTCATGCCCATGATCCATTGCGATATCTTGGCGATATGCTCGCATGGGTCCATCAGGCTATTGCCGCAGAGCGCGAATTTTTGGAAAGTCTTTTTGGGTTGAAACAAGATGGGCGAATGGTGGGCAGTGTCAGAAAGTTTGATACtaaagacgaggaggaagagtggATACGAGAACTGATGGAC
This Psilocybe cubensis strain MGC-MH-2018 chromosome 3, whole genome shotgun sequence DNA region includes the following protein-coding sequences:
- a CDS encoding putative glucan 1,3-beta-glucosidase D; the protein is MLDSPSHSSSSRLLDVNKESHITRESHLKGNHTLHDGSKSQTSRHHSRRKVIIGLVAVAVIAIFLVVFLPVFFIVIRKNDSRRTGGSGVPNPNSPSGAITGGDGSIIKLDNGTTFTYRNPFGGFWVQDPGDPFNNNARPNSWTPPLNSRWQWGKDRVYGVNLGGLFVLEPFITPSLFQQYPDAKDEYTLSQAMAADQTNGGLNQLENHYNTFITEQDIAEIAGAGLNFLRIPLAFWAIETWEDEPYLAKTSWKYFLRVLGWARKYGLRVCLDLHAVPGSQNGFNHSGKLSPVNFLAGNMGLANAQRTLYYLRVITEFISQPEYQELIPIFGIVNEALVGTIGVDSITSFYLEAHNLIRNITGSGEGNGPYIAIHDGFQPQTMWYNFLQGSDRIILDQHPYFSFGGPQTAPIGVVGDQGIPGGQWPLTACNVWGPTTNTTRANFGVMIAGEFSASPNDCGFWLLGVGSQSSNPVCPEFDAWETYNDTMKQGIQNFVSASMDAFGDWFFWTWKIGPTEAGRIETPLWSYQLGLKNGWISKDPRSASGLCASIGSQTENFNNSYQPWQTGTPSSIPASSTSSFPWPPTTISGAGVSINLLPTYTDTAPIITLPPATFTAAPSSITAPANGWFNMQDTEGGITTVDGCPYPSEYDGIFSVVPTAPCTGPVSAPSSVI
- a CDS encoding Conserved oligomeric Golgi complex subunit 6; the encoded protein is MASSSFPPKIGTPSSSTQSQVDRKASWTPQTRNPVSARLYKVLSTNFDDEDTRQALRTLSDLYATPKGKEIQPSIEEADDELLQDTSGTSVSNDSALIELVPGELAARARRNLRRDMENQLAEGSKKFLEALGEVDAKLQELQKHVAAMRASCDEAETQLALTNESSKTLLERAGNLRDERQEVEEKKTIITLFLGRFTLNESEVEAISSRDVPIGQRFFDAMDKTERIREDCRVLMSGEDGSTKAGLEIMASTSSNLEQGYEKILRYCSNEFRQVGRDSQLEVNSEMREAVNRLRKRPELLTEALSFLSETRQTTLLSSFIAALTRGGPSGYPRPIELHAHDPLRYLGDMLAWVHQAIAAEREFLESLFGLKQDGRMVGSVRKFDTKDEEEEWIRELMDLAVAKLCVPLKVRVQQTIRSQESSIVSYKIANLLQFYLMTMRRTIGEQALLSTTLKEITDTSYKVFYDSIENHSRTISRVRLDHDDPSLAPPIVVLDHTQVLREVMTVYQSSLLGDEDEDEINSGFNQVLDIMVDPIIGMCLTSGEEKKNARPRWDEAVFVLNCLCYLQSVLSAFEFTVKKQADIQAIIDERIALLTAEHSTNVLSDAGLLQVAEACRNHKSNSTNAILIVVEQEPLSRMPATQPSDLQQALHHFSLWLSGPEVVQSPRLAQLTVQRMHTKIHQDALARLAKTYKMICEEIKKPENRYEAASTLLGRERPFGQVHLLWQVFGLEEEDYEDKENESDEADSDESDEQGESTDSGDIAKASKPDKDQEVTDEEESDDESECEQFDS